A genomic window from Brassica oleracea var. oleracea cultivar TO1000 chromosome C8, BOL, whole genome shotgun sequence includes:
- the LOC106311934 gene encoding lipoxygenase 3, chloroplastic, with translation MALAKELMGYPLTSKRPLLVWSASHFKKRTQPTQFSIKPFDRRPRTSKSGVVAAISEDLVKTLRFNTTTGDRKSEEEEKAAVKFKVRAVVTVRNKNKEDFKETLVKHLDAFGDKIGRNVVLELVSTELDPKTNMPKKSNAAVLKDWSKKSKTKAERVHYTAEFTVDAAFGSPGAITVMNKHQKEFFLESITIEGFALGPVHFPCNSWVQSQKDHPGKRIFFTNKPLLPSETPDGLKKLRERELKNLRGDGSGARKLSDRIYDFDVYNDLGNPDKSSELSRPKLGGKEIPYPRRCRTGRHPTDTDKEAESRVEKPLPMYVPRDEQFEETKQKTFAAGRLKAVLHHLVPSLKASILAEDFADFGEIDGLYKEGLLLKLGFQDEIFDKFPLPKAIVNTLQESSKGLLKYDTPKILSKDKNAWLRDDEFARQAIAGINPVNIERVRTFPPVSNLDPEIYGPQHSALTSDHIIGHLDGLSVQQALEENRLYMLNYHDIFLPFLDRINALDGRKAYATRTIFFLTRLGTLKPVAIELSLPPHGPNHRSKRVVTPPVDATSNWVWQLAKAHVSSNDAGVHQLVNHWLRTHACLEPFILAAHRQLSAMHPIFKLLDPHMRYTLEINALARQSLISADGVIEEGFTAGSYGMEMSAAAYKSSWRFDMEGLPADLIRRGIAVPDPTQPHGVKLLIEDYPYANDGLLLWSAIQTWVRTYVERYYPNPNLIKTDSELQSWYSESINVGHADLRDAEWWPELNTVDDLVSILTTLIWLASAQHAALNFGQYPYGGYVPNRPPLMRRLIPDESDPLYASFISDPEKFYFSAMPSLLQTSKFMAVVDTLSTHSPDEEYIGER, from the exons ATGGCCTTAGCTAAAGAGTTAATGGGTTATCCTCTGACCTCCAAAAGACCCTTACTTGTTTGGTCGGCGTCGCATTTCAAGAAGAGGACACAGCCAACACAATTCTCGATCAAGCCTTTTGATAGGAGACCAAGAACGTCCAAATCCGGGGTCGTTGCGGCCATCAGTGAAGATTTGGTCAAAACGCTACGTTTCAACACAACCACCGGTGACAGAAAGAGCGAGGAGGAGGAGAAAGCGGCGGTGAAATTCAAGGTGAGAGCTGTGGTTACGGTGAGGAACAAGAACAAGGAGGATTTTAAGGAGACTCTTGTTAAGCATTTAGATGCTTTTGGTGATAAGATCGGTCGAAACGTTGTCTTGGAGCTTGTTAGCACCGAACTTGATCCAA AAACGAATATGCCGAAGAAAAGCAATGCGGCAGTTTTAAAGGACTGGTCAAAGAAGTCGAAAACCAAGGCGGAGAGGGTTCATTACACGGCGGAGTTCACGGTGGACGCAGCATTTGGCTCACCGGGAGCCATCACCGTCATGAATAAACACCAGAAAGAGTTCTTTCTGGAGAGCATCACCATCGAAGGTTTCGCACTTGGCCCTGTTCACTTTCCATGCAACTCTTGGGTTCAGTCCCAAAAGGATCACCCAGGGAAACGAATCTTTTTCACTAATAAG CCGCTTTTGCCGAGTGAGACACCTGATGGATTGAAAAAATTGAGGGAGAGAGAGTTGAAGAATCTAAGAGGAGATGGGAGTGGAGCGAGGAAGTTATCAGACAGAATCTATGACTTTGATGTGTACAACGATCTTGGAAATCCCGACAAGTCATCAGAACTCTCTCGGCCCAAGCTCGGCGGCAAAGAGATTCCTTACCCTAGACGATGTCGTACCGGTCGCCATCCAACTGATACCG ATAAAGAAGCGGAGAGCCGAGTAGAGAAGCCATTACCTATGTACGTACCACGAGATGAGCAATTCGAAGAGACTAAGCAGAAAACTTTCGCAGCAGGGAGGCTAAAAGCGGTCTTACACCACCTAGTTCCCTCGCTGAAAGCCAGCATTTTAGCTGAGGACTTTGCTGACTTTGGCGAGATAGATGGTCTATATAAAGAAGGATTGCTACTCAAGTTAGGGTTTCAAGATGAAATCTTTGACAAGTTCCCTTTGCCCAAGGCCATCGTTAATACACTCCAAGAATCTTCTAAAGGACTCCTCAAATACGACACTCCCAAAATACTATCAA AGGATAAAAATGCATGGCTACGTGATGATGAGTTTGCACGTCAAGCCATAGCTGGAATCAATCCAGTCAACATTGAGAGGGTAAGGACTTTCCCACCGGTCAGTAATCTTGACCCCGAAATCTACGGTCCACAACACTCCGCTCTCACTTCCGACCACATCATTGGACATCTCGACGGACTATCCGTACAACAA GCGTTGGAAGAGAACAGATTGTATATGTTGAATTACCACGACATATTTTTACCGTTCCTAGACCGAATCAATGCGCTAGACGGACGCAAAGCTTATGCTACTCGAACCATATTCTTTTTGACTCGTCTTGGTACACTTAAGCCCGTAGCCATTGAGCTAAGTCTCCCTCCACATGGCCCCAACCACCGGTCCAAACGCGTGGTTACACCTCCCGTCGATGCAACCTCTAATTGGGTGTGGCAGCTCGCTAAAGCCCACGTTAGCTCTAACGACGCTGGGGTCCACCAGCTTGTCAATCACTG GTTACGAACCCATGCGTGCTTGGAACCGTTTATATTAGCTGCACATAGACAACTGAGCGCTATGCATCCGATATTCAAGCTATTAGACCCGCACATGAGGTACACGTTGGAAATCAATGCATTGGCTAGACAATCGTTGATCAGTGCAGACGGTGTGATTGAAGAAGGCTTCACTGCCGGCTCATACGGCATGGAAATGAGCGCCGCCGCATACAAGAGCAGCTGGCGGTTCGACATGGAAGGCCTCCCTGCCGATCTCATTCGCAG AGGAATAGCAGTTCCTGACCCGACACAACCACATGGAGTTAAACTCCTAATCGAAGACTATCCATACGCCAACGACGGTCTTCTACTCTGGTCGGCTATCCAAACCTGGGTCCGAACCTACGTGGAACGCTACTACCCAAACCCGAACCTAATCAAAACAGACTCGGAGCTCCAATCCTGGTACTCCGAATCAATCAACGTCGGCCACGCCGATCTCCGCGACGCCGAGTGGTGGCCAGAGCTAAACACCGTCGACGATCTCGTCTCCATCCTCACCACACTGATCTGGCTCGCCTCAGCTCAGCACGCGGCTCTCAACTTCGGACAGTACCCGTACGGCGGCTACGTCCCGAACCGTCCTCCGCTGATGCGGCGGTTGATCCCCGACGAGTCGGATCCGTTGTACGCGAGTTTCATCTCCGATCCGGAGAAGTTTTACTTCTCGGCGATGCCGAGTTTGTTGCAGACGTCGAAGTTTATGGCGGTGGTTGATACTCTGTCAACGCATTCGCCAGATGAGGAGTATATCGGGGAGAGATAG